The stretch of DNA ttgttttttcttttttaaaacaaatgaaaaaaatttacaattttttaaaaattcattataaataaaatgatatccATATATTAAAGGATAATAactatttataatatcttcCACATGGAATTTtgaatttatttcttcttctttttttatatgttcattaaaacaaaatatttgcattatttttttaaaatttatttcatataataatggaaaacgtattatatttattaatccacttttttttatatcatcattagtatatatatattttattatttctatatcatCAGTTGTAGATGTATTTACATCGTCAAGTAATTCATTGATctctttatctttattatgaTCCTCTTCAAATATATctcttataatattatcttcatcTTGTGAGTAATTTTCTATATCTTCTTCATTGTTATCATCACTACAATCTCCATTACTAACATCATCataaatgaaattattattattgtcattattattattattattattgttgttgttgttgttgtcattattattgttgttgttgtcattattattgttgttattatttatatcatcattattatcttctAAATTTACATCCTTTTCATTTGAATAATCTCCTTCTTCGTTTTCTTCATAGTATTCATCTTGGAcgtttaaattattatattcttcatcatttatGGTGTCACCtgcattattatttaaattgtcGTCTATATTGTTATCTATATTGTTATCTACATTGTCATCTACATTGTCATCTACATTGTCGTCCACAGTATCGTCTACATTTTCATCTACATTTTCATCTACATTTTCATCTACATTTTCATCTACATTTTCATCTACATTGTCGTCTAAATTTTCATCCATTTTATTATCCACATTATTGAACATCAAATTCTTGAGCGAATTAATAGTATCATGTATACTTTCCTTTTTAAATCCCTCATTATCATTTGAATAAACTTCATTGTCGTTTAAAGACAAATCTTTTTGTGTTAAATCATTCATATCATCTGGATCGTTTTTATTGTGTTCTTCCTCTTCATCAGTTTCTATAaagttttttaatttttcgtGTGTCcaaaataaatgaacattTGTATTCTTCATACTTATGTAAGTAATTTCAAGAGTTAGaagaataagaaaataataaattcttAAGGTAGTCactttatcattatatttcaGTTGTATATCGTTAATATTAAAACTGAGGcctacaaaaatattttaatatgaggaatgaaaataaatgttaaaaggattttaatttatacatatatatatatatacatatacatatacattctttaaaaataatgaaatatttgtaggataaatgaataaacaaaaagaaatttacatatatataaatacatatatatattatatatatatatatatttttttatgtttgtTTCATTTTAATTATCTTACCAGGAAGTATCAAAAAAACGGTCTTAAAAAAATTCTTAGGGAAATAagattttaaattaaataagtttgcattatatataatatgcacatttttatttgcatgattttctttaaatttcCTTGTAAAATCAAAGGGACCATATTTCATGGGCACATTATCTATTTCTGTTTTTTCATGTAatgatttgttttttttttttttttctagaTCTCTCAATAATAAGTTTACTTGAAATTCTGTTAACGTgcctataaaaataaataaataaataaatatatacatatatacatacatacatatatatattatatatatatatatatttacatataattgtattttttattttattatatatatatatatttttttaaactcacttgctatatatatattggatGATGCATATTcttgaattatataatttgaaaaagataaattttcatcacctattattaatatattctgaTCACACAagttattatcattatcatcttcttcctcttcatcttcttcttcttcttcttcttcttcatcttgttctttttttttttttttttcgtcaTCTATAATACTTGCAttaatatcatcatcatcatcattattttcattctttgccttttcatttttagGATCTCTTTCTATAGTACTACCACTCTCgtcattcatatttttaatattttaaaaaatataaataaaatatataaactcaaaaatataaaataaaccttatatattttaaatgtataaaatcaaaaaaaaaaaaaaaaaaaaacaatataatatatatatatatatatatatatatatattacatatacatatatttatttatttatatgttgacTTGagttttcttatttttttcaattatttttattttatatatttatttataatatatatttaatttatatacaatgtggtcatatataaaaaaattataatatatatatttttttattccttgataatatatataaaaaataaatttataagcatattattaaaaagatggataattatattattatatatatatatattatattatgtatatattatatacatataataaatactcttatcttatatgttttatttatatatttcatgtgcttataaattttaattatatatatatatatattatataagggaaaaaaaataaaatgaaataaagtaaaacgaaaaaagaaaaaaaaaaaaaaaaggggcTTGCCTTGCCTTacctatataataattatatctataatatgtacataatatattatatatatataatatatatataatatttatatatatatttttaatatatataatatttaatatatctcatcaaaaaaatatatatttcaactattatattataaatattatattgtataattTCTCATTaccattaaataataaaaatataataatttttttcaattttttctttttttatttttttaatgggttataaaaaaaaaaaaaatatatatatacatatatatatatatatatatatatatatatatatttatattattatatttttacatttttatgtttCTCCTCTACAGGTGTaacttaatattttttttttcattttaatgtTATTTGATTgaattaaatatttgtattgttataaattaaaggttaaaataatataataaatacatatatacagaataatgattatattgtatatatgaaaggataataataatgcacgagaataaatgaataaataaatataaatatataaatatatatatatatatatatatatatatatatatatatatatatatatatacatatatatatttttttttttgatagaCTAGTATACATATCTATCACTTGTTATAGAATAaatctttttaatttcttccGAATATTTTTGAACGTCTCTTTTATTTAATACTATCGGTACTTGCTGACCAGACGttgttaaaattaaaatatgaataattttatttaattctaatgatgttatatttttattataacaattTATATAGTTATGaagattatatttatttttggttAAGTATTTAGATTtgtgtgtatattttatcatttcaaTTAATTGaataaaatgttttaaattttttacaattatattatttacctTAAGTACAATAGAATCAGTGTAATAATATCCTGTTGTTATTTTTGTtggtaatatattttttaatataactaTTTCAtctgtacttttttttttaaaatgattatataataataatctatCAATCTCTGTATTTTgtacatacaaatataaatttcttGTTAATATAGTAAAAACTATTCCaccatatataaaatatttatttcttttatcccagttatgtttttttaataaatattctactttatataattttattataattatttttattttcttatttcttactattttaattttaattatatcatttataaatttatcattaaataaatattcaaaGCCTACAGTTTCTTCGTCTCTTAAGATGACAGTGCCATCGTTGTTAATCTGTTTATCATCTACTCTTAGAATTATATCATTGATTTTTAAACCATACAAAAGATTTCCATCCTCACCACtaatataatcattattactactactactattattattattattattattattattattattatatattttttttttatcactcttaatattgtttaaaatatatgtgcaGGATGCATCCATCTCAGGCGTATCCCTATGGTCATTACCcatataatcatatttatcacccatataatcatatttatcatcaatataatcatatttattatcaatataatcatatttatcatcaatagaatcatatttatcaccaatataatcatatttatcaccaatataatcatatttatcaccaatataatcatatttatcacccatataatcatatttacCACACACATTATAATGTTTACCTTGTTCTTTACTCATATGACCTTCAAATACCTCCGTTATCAATATTCCagaattttcttttattattttttttctttccaaTTCTGCTAATCCTAAGGCTTCACGCAGATAAGGATTTTCTAGAGGTTCATACTTGACTCCCAAGAAAGCATATccagtatattttttatttttatgtatatctaAAAGAACGTGACTAATTATAGTGCTGGGTATAatgtatgatatattattagaaaCTTTGTAGGATTGAAAACAAATACCTACAACTTTTTCTTTGACAAGAGCTGGGCCTCCGCTATTCCCTGGGTTCAGAGGTGCATCTATTTGGGTTAACAAAAATCTtatccaaaaaaaatataaaaatataaaaataaatatatacacacatatttatatatatatatatatatatatatatattattattgtttattaTACTTATAATTTGAATGTTTGTAATACTGCACGTCTATTCTACTTACAATTCCTTCTGTTACACTCAACTTATCACCACCTGATGGATATCCAATAGTTATAATTTCATCTTTTAAGGAAGGCAGAGGTCCAAAATGAAGAGCATATACATCAtcaaaaaatgttttatcTTCAACAGTTAGGATTGCTATATCTACATCATGTGCAACGAATAAAATCTTCGACTCATATTTTCCAGAATTTCTACAATGAAGAAGGtgacatttttttaaaacgaaaatattcatacatacatacatacatacatatatatatatatatatatatatatatatatacatgtgtatgtttatatgtttatgtatttatttaaccCGTGCTTTCT from Plasmodium sp. gorilla clade G2 genome assembly, chromosome: 8 encodes:
- a CDS encoding serine protease DegP, which gives rise to MDFICIPPYYKIILMIIMLIFLRPRCDTNNFLNCSGEKEMISSTYFKRRDDNRYILCRILNDQRDIEITHIADILHYNKKNDGYMRKEYNLLEEQNNVSYNPLNSYIYKKKKKYLSYENPQKKKEKITHNIKYKNMSHNDHMSNNILWKNPHLYNKSYTLNEDEKNILCLSKQCNQKNVINDFNYDEFLKNEEKKKKKKKKKNYIYNKKNNNNKINEINSVQHFNVKKNILIEKKKDLLNDKLKNKKKIGQIKFHIVGYDKKKIKNYLTPSMISSIKKNLMNKNKKMSEDVKMDKSIGGVFPFFPREYFVRSSPNKENIKMNTNKNNKEESIINEKLLKNLQNISFSSRIKDIQVEEGSERKIKEEDNNIKEQGNSFKKYFKGVVKLYVDITEPSLEMIWQNNPPKSITGSGFIIEGHLILTNAHNISYSTRILIRKHGNSGKYESKILFVAHDVDIAILTVEDKTFFDDVYALHFGPLPSLKDEIITIGYPSGGDKLSVTEGIVSRIDVQYYKHSNYKFLLTQIDAPLNPGNSGGPALVKEKVVGICFQSYKVSNNISYIIPSTIISHVLLDIHKNKKYTGYAFLGVKYEPLENPYLREALGLAELERKKIIKENSGILITEVFEGHMSKEQGKHYNVCGKYDYMGDKYDYIGDKYDYIGDKYDYIGDKYDSIDDKYDYIDNKYDYIDDKYDYMGDKYDYMGNDHRDTPEMDASCTYILNNIKSDKKKIYNNNNNNNNNNNSSSSNNDYISGEDGNLLYGLKINDIILRVDDKQINNDGTVILRDEETVGFEYLFNDKFINDIIKIKIVRNKKIKIIIIKLYKVEYLLKKHNWDKRNKYFIYGGIVFTILTRNLYLYVQNTEIDRLLLYNHFKKKSTDEIVILKNILPTKITTGYYYTDSIVLKVNNIIVKNLKHFIQLIEMIKYTHKSKYLTKNKYNLHNYINCYNKNITSLELNKIIHILILTTSGQQVPIVLNKRDVQKYSEEIKKIYSITSDRYVY